GGCATGCTTCCGAAGTCGAAGCTTGGCCGCCAGATGGCTACCAAGCTGAAGGTCTACAAGGGCAGCCAGCATCCGCACCAGGCGCAGAAGCCGGAGCCGATGGAAGTTCGCGCTTAGTTTTCGGGACACGCCGCGGAAGAGAACCGCGGCAACAACGTGAGGCAGAGAGAGGGCATCGTCCCCGGCCTCAGTGAAAGGTTTGAAGGAGCATCATGGCAGATCTCGTCCAGTACTACGGAACCGGCCGCCGCAAGTCTTCGATTGCGCGCGTTTTTCTGCGCCCCGGCAGCGGCAAATTCACCGTCAACAAGAAGGACGTCGACGTTTACTTTGTGACCGCGCAGCAGCGCGCGGCGGCGAAGCGTTCGCTCGGCATCAACGACATCGGCGAGACCTTTGACGTTGTCACCACGGTTCGTGGCGGCGGCGTGATGGGGCAGGCGGACGCTGTCAAGCTCGGCATCGCCCGTGCGCTGATGGAGTTCAACCCCGAACTGCGCAAGGCGCTGAAGACGGAGGGTCTGGTGACCCGCGATTCGCGCGCCAAGGAGCGCAAGAAGTACGGCCAGAAGGGCGCCCGCGCCCGCTTCCAGTTCTCGAAGCGCTAGTCGCTCGAGTGCTGGCGGTTGCCGCAGCACAGCTTTGGCGGGCACCGGATCGGGCCTTGATCCGGTGTCCGCTCGCAACACCCTCATGCGGGGGCCTCGCGTGGGGCAAGGAGTCCAATCTCCCTTACGAGGGATAAATCCGGGCACGGCGTGTTGTGCCGCTGCCTTAACCAAGGAGATCGATTTTGGCAAACATTACGATGAAAGAGCTGCTCGAAGCTGGCGTTCACTTCGGGCATCAGACGAAGCGCTGGAACCCCAAGATGAAGGAGTACATCTTCGGCGAGCGCAATGGAATTTACATTATTGACCTGCAGAAGACGCTGAAGATGTTCAAGGAAGCGTCGAAGTTTGTGACCGACCTGACGGCTTCGGGCAAGCTGATCCTGTTTGTGGGCACGAAGCGCCAGGCGCAGGATGCGGTTGCCGAAGAGGCAAACCGCGCGGGTATGCCGTACATCAACAGCCGCTGGCTGGGCGGTCTGCTGACGAACTGGGTTACGGTGCAGAAGTCAGTGAAGCGCCTGCAGGAACTCGACGATATGTCGACCGACGGCCGGTATGAGTTGCTGACGAAGAAGGAAGTGATCAAGCTCGAGCGCGAGCGCAAGCACCTTTCGACGAATCTCGCCGGTATCAAGAGCATGAAGCGGCTGCCGGACGCGATCTTCGTGATCGACTCGAACAACGAGGCGATCGCGGTGTCGGAGGCCCGCAAGCTGGGCATTCCGGTCGTGGCTGTGGTCGATACGAACTGCGATCCTACGGTGGTCGATTACGTGATCCCGGGCAACGACGACGCTCTGCGCGCGATCCGGCTGTTCACGACGAAGATCGCAGACTCGGCTGCCGAGGGCGTGCAGATGGTCTCTGAGCGTGCATTCGCTTCGGAGGTCTCCGACGTCGTTCCGACCGAGGTTGGTCCTGAGCACGTGGGTGAGGCGGGCGAACTACCTGAGATTCACTCGTCTGCCAGCATCGCCGATGAAGATGAAGACGACAGCGTCGACCTGGAAGCTGTACTGGGCGGCAACATTCGCAAGGCACCGGCTGCTGCGGCTGCTGACGAGCCGGAGAGCGCCGTCGCCGATACCGGAGCCTAGCTTCGCCGCGCGGTTGTGTTAGGGGTGCGGTGATTTTTTGCCGTCCCGTAACCGCCATCTGGAATTCTTCAGGGGGCGCGAGCTGAGAGCCCGCGCCCCCTTTGACTGAATCACGCTCTCACAATAGAAGGGAACTGGAATGTCTGAGACCGCTGTAAAGATTGATGCAAAACTCGTGAAGGAGCTCCGCGAAAAGTCGGGCGCACCGATGGGCGACTGCCTGAAGGCGCTGCAGGAGGCGAAGGGCGACATGGAAGAGGCATTTGTCGTTCTGCGCAAGCGCGGCATGGCGTCGGCCGCCAAGAAGGCCTCGCGCTCGACCAACGAGGGCTCGGTGGGAACGTACATCCACGCGGGCGGCAAGATCGGCGTGCTGCTGGAGCTGAACTGCGAGTCGGACTTCGTGGCCCGCACGACGGACTTCCAGGAGCTGCTGCGCGACATCGCGATGCACATTGCTGCGACCGACCCGCGCTACGTCCGCAAGGAGGACGTGACGGAGGCCGATCTGGCCAGGGAGAAGGACATCTACCGGGCCCAAGCTTTAGCTACTGGCAAGAAGCCGGAGTTCGTCGAGAAGATCGTGGAGGGCAAGATGAGCAAGTTCTACGAGGAGGTCTGCCTTCTCGAGCAGCCGTTCATCAAGGAGCAGACGCACACGATCTCGCAGATTATCGCGGCCAAGATCGCCAAGCTCGGCGAGAACATCAGCGTGCGCAGGTTTGCGCGCTTCAAGGTGGGCGATCCTAACTGGACCGTCGCTACTACCGCGCAGAGCGCCGCAGAGGAAGCCCAGGCGTAGGCCAGCTTTCGACTCCGCTAGTCAGAATCAGATAGAAGCCCGGGGCAGCCCGGGCTTTTGTCATTTCACCTTAGCTCTCTGTCATACACCGCCAGCGTGCGATACTTGAATCTGACATGTACAAGAGAATCCTTCTCAAGATCTCCGGAGAAGCCCTGGCCGCGGGTCGCGGTTTTGGCATTGACGCAATTTTTATTCACAAAGTCGCCGAAGAGATTGCAGGCGTTCATGCTCTCGGGTGCGAGGTCGGCATCGTCGTTGGCGGCGGCAACTTCTTTCGCGGCGTCGCGCAGCAGGCCATTGATATGGACCGCGTTGCGGCCGATCACATGGGAATGCTTTCGACGGTGATCAATGGAATCGCCCTGCAGGACGCGATCGAGAAGCGCGGGTTACACTGCCGCGTGATGTCGGCCATCGAGATGCACGAGGTGAGCGAGCCTTATATTCGCCGGCGCGCGATCCGGCACCTTGAGAAGGGCCGCATTGTGGTGTTTGCCGCAGGTACAGGGAACCCGTTTTTCTCGACCGACACGGCGGCTGCTCTGCGGGCGATGGAGATCAAGGCGGACATTCTGTTGAAGGCGACTTCGGTGGACGGCATCTACTCGGCCGACCCGAAGAAGGATTCTACGGCGACACGGTTTCCGCAGATCACGTACAACGACATTCTCCGGTTGAACCTGGGTGTGATGGATACGACGGCGGTTTCGCTATGTCGCGATAACAATATGCCAATGATGGTCTTCAGCATGCGCGAGCAGGGCAATATCGTTCGTGTTGTCAGTGG
The Edaphobacter bradus genome window above contains:
- a CDS encoding translation elongation factor Ts, encoding MSETAVKIDAKLVKELREKSGAPMGDCLKALQEAKGDMEEAFVVLRKRGMASAAKKASRSTNEGSVGTYIHAGGKIGVLLELNCESDFVARTTDFQELLRDIAMHIAATDPRYVRKEDVTEADLAREKDIYRAQALATGKKPEFVEKIVEGKMSKFYEEVCLLEQPFIKEQTHTISQIIAAKIAKLGENISVRRFARFKVGDPNWTVATTAQSAAEEAQA
- the pyrH gene encoding UMP kinase; the encoded protein is MYKRILLKISGEALAAGRGFGIDAIFIHKVAEEIAGVHALGCEVGIVVGGGNFFRGVAQQAIDMDRVAADHMGMLSTVINGIALQDAIEKRGLHCRVMSAIEMHEVSEPYIRRRAIRHLEKGRIVVFAAGTGNPFFSTDTAAALRAMEIKADILLKATSVDGIYSADPKKDSTATRFPQITYNDILRLNLGVMDTTAVSLCRDNNMPMMVFSMREQGNIVRVVSGEKLGSLVTA
- the rpsI gene encoding 30S ribosomal protein S9, which translates into the protein MADLVQYYGTGRRKSSIARVFLRPGSGKFTVNKKDVDVYFVTAQQRAAAKRSLGINDIGETFDVVTTVRGGGVMGQADAVKLGIARALMEFNPELRKALKTEGLVTRDSRAKERKKYGQKGARARFQFSKR
- the rpsB gene encoding 30S ribosomal protein S2 encodes the protein MANITMKELLEAGVHFGHQTKRWNPKMKEYIFGERNGIYIIDLQKTLKMFKEASKFVTDLTASGKLILFVGTKRQAQDAVAEEANRAGMPYINSRWLGGLLTNWVTVQKSVKRLQELDDMSTDGRYELLTKKEVIKLERERKHLSTNLAGIKSMKRLPDAIFVIDSNNEAIAVSEARKLGIPVVAVVDTNCDPTVVDYVIPGNDDALRAIRLFTTKIADSAAEGVQMVSERAFASEVSDVVPTEVGPEHVGEAGELPEIHSSASIADEDEDDSVDLEAVLGGNIRKAPAAAAADEPESAVADTGA